GACACCGCATTTCTCTCGACGTCAAGAAAATGGATATCAAGAGACTCTACGTCGACACAACCACTACACTGATCGTCATGGAGGACGAGGTCGACCGGCTGGTCGCAGCATGGCGCCGGGAGCGCCCGGACCTCGACGTCGAACCGCTCGAGGTGCTCAGCCGCGTGAGCAGACTGGCCCGGCATCTGGACCGGGCACGCCGGCTGGCCTTCTCGGAGCACGGCCTGGAGCCGTGGGAGTTCGACGTCTTGACGGCGCTGCGCCGGGCGGGCACGCCCTACCAGCTCTCGCCGGGACAGCTCCTCACCCAGACCCTGGTCACATCGGGCACGATGACCAACCGCATCGACCGCCTGGCGAAGAAGGGCCTGGTGGAACGCCTGCCCGACCCCAGCGACCGCCGAGGCGTCCTGGTCCGGCTGACGGACGAGGGCAGGGACCGCGCGGACCAGGCCCTGGCGGGCCTGCTGGACCAGGAGCGCGCGATCCTCGCGGAGCTCACGCGGGCCCAGCGCGCCGAACTGGCGGGGCTGCTACGCCAGCTGACCGCCCCGTTCGACAACATCCCCGGCTAGGTCGACGGGCCCGACCCCGGCCCGCCGGGCGAGGGCGACGGCGGCGAGCGTGGAATGCACGCCCAGCTTGCCCAGCACGTTCTGCATGTGCGTACGCACCGTGTGCGGCGACAGGTAGAGGCGCTCGGCAACGGCCTTGCGCCCCAGCCCCGCCACCATGCACCGCAGCACTTCCCGCTCACGCGGAGTGAGGGACTCCACGAGCCGCTCGCTCTCGGTGCGATGCTTGCGGGCGGCGGTCAGCTCGCGCAGGACGCCGGTGAGCAGGGCGGGCGGCAGATGCGTCTCGTCCCGCAGCACGCCCCGGATGACGGTGAGCAGCCGGGACAGCGAGCAGTCCTTGGCGACCCACCCGGAGGCCCCGGCCTGCAGCGCCAGCGCGGCCCGGCGCGGATCGTCCTTCTCGGCGAGCACGACGATCCGTACGTTCGGCTGCGCGGACCGCACTCCCGTGACGAGGGAGATCCCGTCGACGAGCCCGTCCTCGTTGCCCTCCTGCACGGGTACGGCCGGGCGGGCGCCCGGCACCTTGCCACCCAGATCGGCGTCGACGAGCAGCACGTCGAACCGCCGCCCCTCGGCGACCGCCCGCTCCAGACTGCGCAGCGCGGCGGGGCCGCTGCCGGCCGCGGAGACGTCGACATCGGGCTCGGCGGCCAGGGCCGCCGCGAGTGACTCGGCGAAGATGCGATGGTCGTCGACGACCAGGACTCGGATGCGAACCACGTAACCCCCTTCCCCAGGCTCCTGAAGAGCAGGGGATACCCCATCGTCGGAAGACGGCACCGCACGGGTACGACGCCGAGGTGCCCGGGTCTGCTGCATCTGTCCGTCCGTCCTCGCAGCAGCCTGGCCGGGTCGCCGCAGCCGCACGGCCGCCGCCGTGCAGAAACCGCTACCCCCACCCCGGGCGTCGTACCCGGCTGTCTCGCCCCCTGATCGGCACCGGCCCCCACCAGTGCTGCTCATCAGAGTACGGCCGGGGGCCCGGAGCGGAAGGTTATTTGCAGAACTGACTGTCCTACGCGTTTATGGTGTGCCGCATGTTCCGTCTTGAGACAGAAGTCGACAAGGCCCGACGTGATCTGCTCCGTACGCGTCTGCGGGAAACGAACACAGCCGCCTCTCCGGTACTGCGCGCCCTGCGCGGGACGCCCGGCGAGCGGGACGTCCCGTTGCACGTGTGGGCTGTGAACGACACGGACGACGACCTCGCGGGCGGCCTCGTCGGCTACACCTGGGCGACCTGGCTCCACGTCACCTACCTGTGGGTCGACGAACGCCACCGCGGGGCGGGCCTCGGGGCCGGGTTGCTTCGGGAGGCGGAACGCATCGCGTCCCGCGAACGCGGCTGCCGGGCGTCCCGCCTGGAGACGTGGGAGTTCCAGGCGCCGCGGTTCTACGAGAAGCAGGGGTACGAGGTGGTGTGCGTGATCCCGGACTATCCGCCGGGGATCACGGAGTACACGCTGACGAAGCGGCTGGGCTGACGGTCGGTCAGGATTGGTGGCAGCGAATCCTGCGTTGGCAAAGGGGCGATGCGGGAGGTGTACGAGACCTCGGTGTCAACGTGCGTACAACCACCGATAACGTTGGTTCGCTTGAGTTACCTTCACCTCAACGGGAGACCTGAGTGAATCGCCCCGCCCGGCTCACAACAGCCGCGCTCACCGCGTCGATTGCCCTGCTCGTCACCGCATGCGGTTCAGGAGGAGGAGACTCGTCCTCCGACACGATCAAGGGTACGGAAGCCGGGGACGCGAAGACGTCGGCTGGCGCCTCCGCCTCGGCCTCGCCGGGCAGCGTCAAGCGTCCGAAGGTCACGCTGCCCAAGCAGTTCCAAGCGGACTTCGAGAGCTGGTCGAACAGTGACCCGAAGCTTCAGGCGATCCTGAACGACGGCCGTGAGGAGCTGCGGTCGAAGTACGCGGCGATCATCGAGGCCGACCCGGAATCGGACGCGGTCGCGTTCTACAACTCAGAGACCACCCAGGCGACTGCCCGAAAGTGGATCAAGCAGTTCACGGACGACGGCGACAGCATCATCGGCAAGGTCAGGGTCTTCGATCCGCAGGTCCACATCAGCGACACCGGTTCGGGGGTGCTCTTCTACTGCGTCGACGAGCGCGAGGCGTCCACGCAGAACCGCGAGACCAAGAAGATCGTCAGCACTCCGGACAAACCCGAGTCACTCATCCAGTACCGCCTCCGGCTGGACCGGACGTCCCAGGGCGTGTGGAAGACCACCTCGCTGACCACCGTCCCGGGGGCATGCAACTGATGCGATTCGCGGCGAAGGCAGGTGCTGTCCTCGCAGCTTCGGCCTCAACCCTCGTCCTGTCGTGCACAGCTGCCTACGCCATCGGCGACGACGAGTCCCAGGCGCCGCCCTCGGGCGGGGCCGGCGGCGCGTCCGGGGGCACGCTGACGGCATCGGCCGCCACCACCCGTATCAAGGTGACGCAGGAAAGCGGCGGCACGGGCAGCTCCACCCAGTCGCTCGCCCCGGTGGATCCCAACTGGGAGCCGCCGGCGTGCTGGTACGAGCCCGTGGCGACGCCCCAGCAGCTCAAGGAAGCCGTGGACCGGCTCAAGAAGAACCCCAACGGCGATCTGGTTCCCGTCACCCCCAGTCTCAGCTGGGGCAGGGAACTCATGGTGGACCACTACGAGAAGGGACAGGACAACACCGACAGCGGGTTCAGCTACAAGAACTACAACCTCGGCAAAGACGGAATGTTCTGGCGCGGAGTGATCAACAAGAATCGGGAGAACGACGCCGAGTCGTACGACTGCGAACGCACCCTGTTCTGGCAGAACGCCAACACTCTCCCTGACGACGACCACGCCCCCACCCCTGACATCCTCGCCGGCTACGCCTACGACAAGATCAAGGTGCCGCAGACCGAGGTCGAGCTGAAGCCCGCGACCAGGTCGACCGTGAACCTGCCGACCTGGGTGTGGCTCGACAAGGCGACCTTCAAGGAGGTCAAGGTCCGCGCCGAGCTGCCGGACGCCGGCGTGTGGGCGGAGACCACCGCCAAGCCGATCGCCCTGCACCTGGACGCCGGTACGGAGGACGCGGAGACCTACCCGGCCTCCGGCAACTGCGCGATCGACGAAGACGGCTCCATCGGCACCCCGTACACCAAGGGCGACGCCGACCGAACCCCGCCGTGCGGCATCCGCTACCTCCGCGCCACGAACGGCACGCCGTACCAGCTCAAGGCGTCGATCACGTGGCAGATCTCCTGGGAGGGCTCCGGCGGCGCGCAAGGCGACCTGCCGGACGGGACTTTCGAGACCACGCAGAACATGACGGTCCAGGAGATCCAGTCCGTCAACCGCTGAACCGCAGAATGCTCGGGCGCCCTCGCCCTCAGGACAAGGGCGCTCAGCAACCGGTACGGAGTCTCAGCGGAGGCGGCGTGCCCCCGCCGACGGCACCGCCTCGAAGACCCGGGGGGACGTGAAGCCCGCCGCCGAGAACGCCTCCGTCACCGCCTTGGTGATCGCGTCCACGTCGGGCTCCTCCGCGAGGACGATCGCCGAGCCGCCGAAGCCGCCGCCGGTCATGCGGGCGCCGAGGGCGCCCGAGGTGAGGGCCGTGTCGACGACCAGGTCCAGTTCGGGGCAGGAGATGCGGAAGTCGTCCCGGAGGGAGGCGTGGCCCTCGACCAGGATCGGGCCGATCGCGCGCGTGTCGCCCGACTCCAGCAGGGACACCACCCGTTCGACGCGCTCGTTCTCCGTGACGATGTGCCGGACCAGGCGGCGGACCTCCTCCTCGCCACCGAGGCGGGCGAGGGCCGCGTCCAGTTCCGCGTACGGCACGTCCCGCAGGGCGTCGACGCCGAGCAGCGCCGCGCCCTTCTCGCAGCCCGCGCGGCGCTTGCCGTACTCGCCCTCGCTGTGGGAGTGCTTGACCTGGGTGTCGACGACGAGGAGGCGCATGCCCTCGGCCGCCAGGTCGAAGGGGATCTGGCGCTGGGAGAGGTCGCGGGTGTCGAGGAAGAGGGCGTGGCCCGCCTCGCAGCACGCGGAGGCGGTCTGGTCCATGATGCCGACCGGGGCGCCCACGTAGACGTTCTCCGCCCGCTGGCACAGGCGGGCCAGTTGCCAGCCCCGGAGGTCCAGCGAGAACAGGTCGTTCAGGGCGAGCGCCACGACCACTTCCAGCGCCGCCGACGACGACAGGCCCGCGCCCGACGGGACCGTGGAGGACAGGTGGATGTCCGCGCCCGTCACCGGGTGGCCGGCCTCGCGCAGGGCCCACACCACGCCCGCCGGGTACGCCGTCCAGTTCTTGTCCGACTCGGGGGACAGGTCGTCCAGGCGGAGTTCGGTCACCCCGCCTTCGACGTCCGCCGAGTGGAGGCGCAGCACGCCGTCCGCACGGCGTGAGACCGCCGCCACCGCCTTGTGCGGCAGGGCGAACGGCATGACGAAGCCGTCGTTGTAGTCGGTGTGCTCGCCGATGAGGTTGACGCGGCCCGGCGCCGCCCATACCCCGTGCGGCTCGGCGCCGTACAGCTCCGTGAACCGTTCGGCGACCGTGTCGGCAACAGCCTCGCTCATGCCTGACCCCTGACCCTTCGTTCCGTACTAGTTGCCGCGCCGCTGCGCGAAGTCCCACGCGTCCGCGACGATTCCGTCGAGGTCCGCGCGCGACGGGTGCCAGCCCAGCTTCTCGCGGGCCGTGGCGGCCGATGCCACCAGGACCGCCGGGTCGCCGCCCCGGCGGGGGGCGACCACTTCCGGGATCGGGTGGCCCGTCACGCGGCGGACCGTCTCGATGACCTCGCGGACGGAGAAGCCGTTGCCGTTGCCGAGGTTGCAGATGAGG
This region of Streptomyces caelestis genomic DNA includes:
- a CDS encoding GNAT family N-acetyltransferase, translated to MVCRMFRLETEVDKARRDLLRTRLRETNTAASPVLRALRGTPGERDVPLHVWAVNDTDDDLAGGLVGYTWATWLHVTYLWVDERHRGAGLGAGLLREAERIASRERGCRASRLETWEFQAPRFYEKQGYEVVCVIPDYPPGITEYTLTKRLG
- a CDS encoding LuxR C-terminal-related transcriptional regulator, yielding MVRIRVLVVDDHRIFAESLAAALAAEPDVDVSAAGSGPAALRSLERAVAEGRRFDVLLVDADLGGKVPGARPAVPVQEGNEDGLVDGISLVTGVRSAQPNVRIVVLAEKDDPRRAALALQAGASGWVAKDCSLSRLLTVIRGVLRDETHLPPALLTGVLRELTAARKHRTESERLVESLTPREREVLRCMVAGLGRKAVAERLYLSPHTVRTHMQNVLGKLGVHSTLAAVALARRAGVGPVDLAGDVVERGGQLA
- the tamR gene encoding MarR family transcriptional regulator TamR; the protein is MEDEVDRLVAAWRRERPDLDVEPLEVLSRVSRLARHLDRARRLAFSEHGLEPWEFDVLTALRRAGTPYQLSPGQLLTQTLVTSGTMTNRIDRLAKKGLVERLPDPSDRRGVLVRLTDEGRDRADQALAGLLDQERAILAELTRAQRAELAGLLRQLTAPFDNIPG
- the galK gene encoding galactokinase produces the protein MSEAVADTVAERFTELYGAEPHGVWAAPGRVNLIGEHTDYNDGFVMPFALPHKAVAAVSRRADGVLRLHSADVEGGVTELRLDDLSPESDKNWTAYPAGVVWALREAGHPVTGADIHLSSTVPSGAGLSSSAALEVVVALALNDLFSLDLRGWQLARLCQRAENVYVGAPVGIMDQTASACCEAGHALFLDTRDLSQRQIPFDLAAEGMRLLVVDTQVKHSHSEGEYGKRRAGCEKGAALLGVDALRDVPYAELDAALARLGGEEEVRRLVRHIVTENERVERVVSLLESGDTRAIGPILVEGHASLRDDFRISCPELDLVVDTALTSGALGARMTGGGFGGSAIVLAEEPDVDAITKAVTEAFSAAGFTSPRVFEAVPSAGARRLR